The region TTAAGTTTCCATCTGCTTGCCACGGGCACTCTGTACCATATGCTAATGCAATTGTATTGCTGAGGATGACTGGAGTACTTAAAAGATACTATTTTCTTGAGtcaaataatttgtttttcttgcAAGAGTACTTTGAATTGTATCTTTGTTTTTTTGGTCACTAAGATCTGAAATGGAACCACAATTTGTCATCTTCATATGACTTAGGTTACTGGTTTTTCTGTTGGGGGTCGTGTTGTCGATGGTAATGGCGTTGGAGTGGATCATGCAAAAATTATAGTTGATGGCCATGAAAGATCAAAAACTGATAGAGAGGGCCATTACAAGCTTGATCAGGTAAAAATGATGCTATTCTTTATAGTAGCAATTTTCATGTTAAGCTCCTATTACAGCATGTAACGAGAATCATATAATCACAAGCCTACTGTCCAAGGCAAAAATATATTATGAGCTAAACTGATCATTGATAAAGATGTCGATTATGAGCATTCAATTCAAATGTGCCACAATCCTTGCATAGGACTTTTGGTAATTGACATCATGACTCATGAGACAATATTCATGTGAATCAGTGGATGGAAGAATGAACTCTGTTACTTGAAGAAATTATTCTCTAtgattaatatattaaattaatctcAATATCTCATACAATTTCACTGTTGCTACTGTGTCATCACATTCTGAAGTTTTGCATCAACCTTCTCTTGAAACTTTAGAAGAGGAAGTTGGTTCTTCCATTGCCTTCTTGTGAGTTCTGATTTATGAATGCTCGATCTTCTTAGGTAACATCGAAAAGATACAGCATTGAAGCTAAGAAGGAACACTACAAGTTTGAAAGGCTGAGTAATTTTTTGGTGAGTCAAACTTTAAGTTCTTTTTTTGCTATTAAGATCCTTgtaaatttgaaaaaaagatGAATAGAGGGGAGCTTAACACCAAAGCCTTATTGGCTTTGGATGTTCACATCCACCTATATCTTTCTTGTGCTGATCCTTTTCCTTGTAGGTCTTACCAAACATGGCTTCAATTGCTGATATCAAAGCAGTTGCATACGACATTTGTGGCATGGCTCTGACAGTTGATTCTGCTTACAAGGCTAAGGTAATTGTCTGTTacctcatttaatttctcaaCAGCCCTGGGAAGCCTAGGAAGAAGAAACTTGCTATGTAGCAATATGGCTGTATCAGATATTTTGTGACCGTGACCCAATTAATATATTATCTTTCTGAATATGAATGGAATTTTGATGGTTTATGTGtcttttaataataataataataaaaataataataatgtggagGAGAGAATCTTATAATGGAGACCTAACAACTTTAATTGCCTTGGATTGGTAGTAATGCTGAGGGTATTAGCCTCAAATAATTAATGGTTTGTGGTTGATTCTAGACATATATAATCCAAATCATATTTGAACTGCTTCATGAGTACCTTTAAGTGGTTTTTAAGATGCTAACGCCCTTTATAATTGTTCTTTTGTGTCTTCCAGGTTGCTTTGACCCATGGGCCAGAGAATGTCAAACCCCAACTGAAACTAACTGATGAAGGTGGCAGGTTTTGCTTTCAGGTAAGATCTCAAATGATGGGTTTTCCCTGTTGATGGGATTCATTTTCAGTTTAACTGTCCCCTATACGGTTGTTTTATTTCAAATATGATATAGAGCCAATGTATAAATAAAGCCATGGAGTGGTACAAAGTGCAGATTTCATGTATGAATTATAATTTGGTTCTTTAATGTTCTTCAGGTTCCACCTGGTGGTTACCGCTTATCTGCTATTGCAGCAGCACCTGAGAGTGCCCCAGAACTGCAGTTTTCTCCGCATCATATTGATGTCGTTATTGATAAACCATTGCTAGATGTTAAATTTTATCAGGTATGAGATCACTATTGGGAAGATGttcattttttctcttctgTATATTAAAAGCTTTGTAAAtaagtagtagtatttgattCCTGGCGGTTGACAAGCCCCTTTGGCCTGTCCATTCATCTGGGgggtgttttaattttatttgattctgAGGACTGCCTACCAAGTAGTTGTTCAATTTCACCATGGAAGCTAGATGCAGTATGTAAGATTTTCTGAATCCATCTTTGTAATTATGGCCTTTTTAAAAACTCAGGCACAAGTCAATATTCGTGGATCTGTGGTATGCAAAGATATATGTGGGCCTTCTGTTTCTGTTAAGCTCGTGAGACTGGATGGTAAAAGCAAAGAAGAGAGGACAGTTAATCTAACTGATCAGAGTAgtgatttttcattttccagTGTACTCCCTGGTAAATATAGAGTTGAGGTAATGCATTGAGGCTTATAttcatttttccttttaaatGAGAAGCATGCTCTTGGTTCTCTGTTTATATTGCGCTACCTTGTTTCTTCCATCATTATGTTGCTTAATTCTGTGGATTTCTCATGATTTTCAACTGCTGGTATTTGTTGATCGTGGATGTGGAAGTTTGGCATGCTGTGTTTTTGTGTCCTTATCATATCCTGTCTTGTCTTTTACTAATTGATAATCTTGTAACCACTACTTACATGTGTGAGCCTTTTACCTGTGGTTACCTGGAAAACTAGCGATCTTACCATCTAAAGCAGTCATTACTAACAGCAATAGAGATTAGAGACTGAATATATCCTATGGTCCATTATTCATACTTGATGCTTCTGCAGAATATAGGTGGTCCTTTTCTTCTTCGGAACTCGTCTTTATGATAATTATTTTGTTCCATACCAGGTCAAAAACTATTCCCCTGGAACCACATCGGGAGAAGATATATGGTGCTGGGAACAGAACTTTATAAACGTGAATGTTGGTGTGGAGGATGTTGAAGGGATTACTTTCATTCAAAAAGGTTATTGGGTCAGGATAATCTCCACCCATGATGCGGATGCTTACTTGGTACAAGTTGACAGTTCTCGGGTGAACTTGAAAATTAAGGTCATATCATCATCTCATTGTTGAAATCtcacttatcattttttatgaaACCATCGTTATAATTGCTTTCAACTTGCAGAGAGGTTCCCAAAAGATTTGTGTAACGTCTCCTGGTGTCCATGAACTCCATTTTGTCGACTCATGTATTTCTTTTGGGAGCCCCAGTGTAGGAGTTGACACGTCAAACCTATCAGTATGATACTTAACAAGGCTACCCGCCTCCCTTTGTATTTCCTTATCTtatttcatcttcattttctttcttttctttgtgCCGTTGGTGGTTAGTGAGTGGGAAGAGATCCTGGTGGGCTACTTGATTCTCTGTTTTTCTCTCCTTAggattaatattattttcctGTTTGTGCAGCCTATTAATCTAAAGGGTGAAAAATACCTGCTTAAAGGACATGTGCATGTTTTGGATAAGAACTTGCCTGATGACATACTTGTTGATATATTTGACAATCAAGAAACATTGGTCGGTAGTACTCCTGCCAGACTTGTCTCCTCTGAAGTTGATCCATCAAGAGCTGCCGTCTATGAGTATTCTGTTTGGTCTAAGTTTGGAGAAAAACTCATTTTTGTTCCTCGAGATTCACGGTaggtttgttttgattttggtgcTTGTAGCTCATCTTGTTTCGGTCTGCTTTTGTTATGTTGAAGTTCTCCTATCTGGAAGAGTATGTCTTGCCTTTTTATTGtagcatttttttttctgagaTTTGATCTTTTATCCATATCTTCTTTTAATTAGGTCTATGTATTATCTTGTTCTATATGTTTCTTTTTTGATTTGCCTATCTGGAAGGGTaggattaattttatttttcattttctatgtCAATTGCATTGAAAAGGTactattttctctttcctaGTTTTCTGCATGTATTAGAAGCTATTTTACCACAGTCATTACACTTGAGAGTTTTTAGACTGGTGATGTTTCTGCAATTGATATTTACATGAACTTGTAATAAATTGATTCAGTTCCTGTAGCTTATTCAGTTAAGACATGTCATCACTGCTGCTGAAATGAAGGTTAATCGGGATATAATTCGATTTTTCTAAACATTAGTGAAGAAAACAACTTGCTTTTTTTTTCACGTGTCATCATGCTTGCAGTGATGCGGAAAATGCAATATTGATATTTACTTATTTAGATATGCAGACTATTCTCTTTTAGGATGCTAAATTTTTATGCTACAACTCTTTCAGAATATATAGATATAAGCctatattgttatgttttattCAATTTCTGCTAAGGATTTCGTGTGCTCAGTTTTTGTCATGTCTGCCCTGCTGCAGGACTGGTATCCAAAAGAAGTTATTATTTTACCCAAGAAAACAGCATGTAAGAGCTTAAGCAGTTCTTCCAACTAAGATCTTGTctgcaaaaatttaaaattgcagTATGTTTAAGGCTTCCATTATATTTGTTTAGGTCTCAGTAGAACAAGATGGCTGCCAAGCTCCAATTGCTCTGTTTTCTGGTCGTTTGGGACTATATATTGAAGGATCAGTTTCACCCCCTCTTTCAGATGTTAACATACGAGTTGTTGCTGAGGGTGACAGCCATGTTTCTCATCTCAAGCGAGGAGACATAGCACTTAAAACCACCACGGGACCAGATGGTTTATTTGGCGCAGGACCTCTCTATGATGATATAAGTTACAGTGTGGATGCATCAAAGGTTTGACCTTTTGTAGATTTAGTTCAAGAATTTGTGCTGCTCATATTCAGCACCTTCCTTCGATAAAATATTAGTTTGTTAGTTGAATAATATTGATCTTGAATGTTAAAGTGTGATCAGGTTTTTGACTTAATCTAGAAAAAAATAGCATTTGGAGCGTATTAAAGTTTAGCATTTATTAGATAGTCTATGTTTCTTGAGTTCTCTTCTGGGCATATTGAAGTTAGCATTTGTTGGGTTTTGGATACTAGAACGTGCAATTATTCCTGACCTTCACTTTCTTTTGAAAGAAAAGGAGACTTCTTAGTTGATCCCTACATTTTTATATGCCTTTGCCTGGAGGAGATTCTCGTAATAATCAGTTCCTCTTTATGTCTGCATTCTgagaataataattaataagtGACCTACCTTATATTTTTCCTTTACGGATGCGACAGATGTGTTTTTCAACTGAGTAGATGGAAGCAATAATCATCTTTAGATTAAAAGTCAGCTGAATAATGAATGTAAAGATGCTAAGTTTGCTTCTAGGTTCCATTTTGTGCAATCATGTTTGTTCATCAATGATATAAACAGAAGAAATCCATCTCCCTATTAGTTTTAGTTAGAGGATTCCAGTGTAGGGTGCTCTCTTGCAACCAACATTCTTGATCACTGATTTTCTCTTCCTTGCAGCACGGTTATCATGTGAAACGAGTCGGACAGTATTCCTTTTCATGCCAGAAACTGGGTCAAATTTCTGTGCGCTTATATTCTAGAGAAGACAGTAATGAGCCTTTTCCATCTGTTCTCTTGTCATTAAGTGGTGAAGACGGGTATAGGAACAATTCTGTTTCTGGAGTTGGTGGAGCTTTCATTTTTGATAGCTTATTTCCCGGAAGTTTCTACCTCCGACCTTTATTGAAGGTACCTGACCTTGATGCTATTTGTTACGTGCACCTCGGTGATtccttaaaattttatttatttttgtccacATTGTTACTGATTTTATATTCTACGTCAGTTACGGTTccaattattttttgtattCCAGCCTTCCAGGTTTACTTATCAAtcagaagaaaaaatattttgaaatattcaaATATATCGGGATaatctatttctatttcttgtTTCTTAAAGACTTATTTGAACTCATTCTTTTGCCCTAATTAACACGCTTCCCCATTTGTGCATCAACGTATGTTAGAACTTCTGACAACTTTCCCATCATATGCATTTATGGTTATGCTTTCACATTCCTTGGATATACTGACTTATACTTTTTTGTATTTCCAGGAATATGCTTTCTCCCCTGCCGCGCAGGCAATTGACCTTGGATCTGGGGAATCAAAGGAAGTTGTCTTTCATGCTACTCGTGTTGCTTTTAGGTAACCATTACCCAGAAATTTTTGTATATGTTTCTGCTAGTTGCATTTGCATTTCTCCAGCTATATTTTGCTTTTAGGTAACCATTACCCAGAAATCTGTGTATATGTTTCTGCTAGTTGCATTTCCATTTCTCCAGCTATATTTTCCATAGCCTTTTGTTCATATCTTTTGAAGGTTTTCAGCTGTATCGTCTAAGGCTAAATATATTTTAGTTGAATATTCAGTCTTTTCCTATGCTGCACGTGTGTCAATATTTTTCTATTGTTGTATTGGAATCTGACACTTATTAACTCATTTATTCGTTTATTACTCTTATACAACTTACAAGTGATCTACAAAATATCTGACAACTTCATGTCATGTTAAGAAAAAATATGCGATTCAGTGGTGTATCTGGGTAAAAATCGCAGCAATTCTctgaagtttttttttgttttgttttaaaaCCTGACTTTCAATGTATCCCTGTTTATGAAGTTTCTAAACCACCTATTAGCTTTAAGAGGGCCATGGAACTCATTACTCTCTGTGCAGTGCATTAGGCAAGGTAACTCTGTTGTCGGGTCAACCAAAGGAAGGTGTCTCCATTGAAGCAAGGGCTGAGTCAAAAGGATTTTATGAAGAAACAGTAACTGATTCATCAGGAAGTTACCGTCTGAGGGGACTCCATCCTGATACTACGTATGTAATAAAAATAGCAAGGAAGAGTGAGTTTGATGGTGCTCTTATAGAGCGTGCATCTCCCATGTCCTTGACTGTTAAGGTTAGATTCGCTTGTGATGGAAACTTCAAAATTGCATGCAGTTTCTTCATATTAAATGTGACCTGCAGATGGATACTTCATGGTATCCCAAGCATGGCTTAAGATTGTATTGTCTGTTTTTAACATTGTTGTTGGTCTTAAGACGCTACATTTTTCTCTTGCATATGCATTCTGACTCAAACAGAGTAAACCATAGAGTTACTACAAGagatccaaaaaataaaataaaataataataataataataataatacttgttaagaatattagtatcccacatcggtggtgTGACATAGTCTAGCTTAGTCTCTTGTAGTATATATATGTGGCCTATGTTGAGTAATGAAATACACCAACACCTACAACTAttctctactatgtctatatATTTTTCTGCgcatatatctatattttactgttctacaaTACTAATATCAACATTCCTCCATAAAAATATGACCAGTGTTGCTGTTTATTATCTTCATATTCTTTCTTGTCTCCAATCTGAATATTTTCCTGATATATGTCGTGCTAGGTTGGCAATGAAGACATCAAGGATCAAGATTTTGTGGTCTTTGAACAGCCAGATATAACTGTTTTAAGTGGTCATGTTGAAGGCAAGGATATCAAGGAACTCCGTTCTCATATCAGGGTGGAAATTATATCACTACCATCGAAGGTTGAGACCGTATTTCCCTTGCCAATTTCAAACTATTTCCAGGTGAAGGACTTACCCAAGGGTAAGCACCTCGTCCAGCTTCGATCCACCGTGCCATCCAGTACTTTTAAATTTGAATCCGAGGTTGTTGAGGTCGACTTAGAGAGCCAACCACGGATCCATGTTGGTCCACTAAGCTATAGGATTGTAGAGGACATCTACAAGCAGGTAACCTCACCTTGTTTTTGCCGTTGTAATGCTACTATACTGTAACTCCATTATTGGCAATGCTGATGTTATTGCCCTTCAGGAACTGACTACTGCACCCTTGTATCCTCTGGTTGTCGGGGTTTCAGCCGTTGCTCTGTTCATAACCATGCCAAGGTAGCTGACACACACCTGACGCTTCCTGCGAGTTTTACTTGTTGAGCATCTAACATGTTGATGATGAATTTTGTTGGCTTGTAGATGGAAAGATCTATATCAAGCCATGGCTGGGATGTCCACTGCGACTGCAAAGAAAGATGTGAAGAAGCCGCCTCTCAGAAAAAAGGCCTATTGAAGATATTGCGTATAACTTATTAATCACTAAATTCTTGTTTATTTGGCCTTTCATAGTCTGTGAAATAGTTGGAATCGTTTTTGACTAATACTTCTTAAGTTTTGTAGAGATTCTTTCCAAGTGATTGATGAAATAGAATGATCATCATGAGAGGTTTGCTGCTTAGTCAGAGAATATAAACCTAGTGAAATCTTGTTAGTATTGGAAAGTGGATTGACAAGCTCAGTTTGTTATATCCCTAAACTTCATTTTATCTTATTATATACTTATTGCACCGCCATTTAtttgttataattttatttcagtCTGCCTATAAAAGATTTTTCATGATTGTAGACACTTAAACCTATTTATCTCGTTATTTGCAAAGTATGCGATACATTTATTTGGATATGAAGTAATTACAAAATAACACAATGTTTGAGGTCAACTGACATACATGACAACTGAAAACCAAATTAATTAGGCTTTAGTTTCATTTTGTAACTGTAAATTCGAACAGCCTCCATTACACATCCCAAAAACCTAGATAAAGCTTATATACAGAACTCAACAGTCggaaatgaataataaaatgaggCCTTCAGAATCATTGCATCTATTCACAAGAAATTCATTCAAATCcagaaaaacacacacacacacacacaagagAGAGCATGATGATTACTCACTTAGTCAAATTTGAGGGTAAAATCATCGAAACTACTGTGACAAATAAGGCCAATGTTGCTGATGATTGGATACAGAGTATCAACAGGTTGTTGAAGCAACATCAAGGTCATAAAATCATTGGAATGGGCTGCAAATTCATCCATCATCCAATTCTGTCTATGAGCAATAAAACTCCACTCTTGCAGCTATGCTTCCAAACAAAAGCCCTCATTCTTCAACTCCTACACATTGATTCCATTCCTCTATCCATGAGGGATTTCCTCAGCGACTCTAACACTACGTTTGTTGGGATTGACATTCGGAACAACTCAAGGAAACTTCTAGAAGAGTATGCAGTCCGCGTGAGCCATATGGTGGACATTCATTTTCTTGCTGAGAAATGGTTTCCTGTGAGAGCTATAGAGGTAGGCCTAGCATGAGGGCTCTAGCTTATTGCATTGTTGGATTCTCTGCTAGGAAATGCAGAAGCAATGTTAACATCAAAGGAGACTGGGAATCGAGAATTCTTGATACAGAGCTGGTCGAGCAAGCATGTGTCGATGCCTACACGTCTTACATCATTGCTCACAAATTGCTTAAACATGGCTAGCTATAGGCTCTAGCATCATCAATGTagtactcatttttcttttgtttattaaaGATATGCAGTTTTAGTGTTAACTGATTCATGGCTAGAAATGTTGCAAACACAAAATTAACTCAAAAACAAACCTGAAATATAAAAATCCAACAGTTGTGTTTAAAAAGCATACTGCTAACAGGAAACTAAGGGAAATAAGTTAAAACAGAGAGAGGTGTGTATATATGTAGGTACCCACTGCCTACATCTCAGAGACCTTTCTCGAGCATAGCACGGACGCGCATAGGCAATCCGTAGAGGCGGATAAAACCAGCGGCATCTGCTTGATTGTAGATGCTCCCGCTCTCGAATGAGGAGATGTCTTGCCTGTAGAGACTGTTGGGACTTTCTCTGCCTGTCACTGTAACAGATCCTTTGTAGAGTTTGAGAGTCACGGATCCAGTAGTTGTCTTCGTGACTTCCTTCATGAACGCATCTATGGAGTCGCGGAGCGGATCAAACCACCGGCCAGCATATACTAACTCAGCATACTTCAACGCGAGGAAGTCCTTGGTTTGGATGGTCTCTCGGTCAAGTGTTAGAGACTCGAGTTCCTGTGCTGCAGTGAAGAGGATAGTCCCGCCTGGAGTTTCATACACACCACGGCTCTTCATCCCAACGAGGCGATTCTCAACCATATCCACACGGCCGATCCCATGCTTCCCACCAATCTCATTAAGCAATGTGAGTAGAGAAGCAGGAGAGAGCTCCTTTCCATTTACAGAGACTGGGAGACCCTCAACTATACCGATCTTCACATATCTGTATGGAAACTAGAAGGATAAGCATATCTCTGAAACAAAATAATTTGCAATTGCAAACAGGAGTTAGTCACAGCAGTTTACTCTGGTTCATTGGGTGCTTCTTTCGGGTCAACAGACATCATGTACATGTCCTCCTTTGGCTCATTTGCTGGGTCCTCCAAAATGTCTCCCTTTAGGTTTAGATATTACAAGCTTGTTAACATTTGGTAGCCGGAGAAAACGTTCACAGTTAAAACCACAAAGTGCTCACACAAATGTAATCATGTATAAGCAGACTTTAGGGAAATGTCCCTTTGGTCCATATATTCATAGCTCATCATTCAATCAAGTCCATATTTATGACATGTTATATACATATGAtaaccacaaaaaaaaacactataTAGAGCATTGAAACAGAAAATTTGTAGAAAATTACCTCATGACTGAGATGCCAGAGATTCCTATCTCTGCTGTAGATTGATTTCTTAGTGACAGGAACAGGCACATTATGCTTTTTAGCATATTCAATTGCATCTTCTCTTCCAGTAATTTCCCATTCCCTCCAAGGAACAACGACAGTGAGCTCAGGATTCAGAGCAAAGAAAGTGAGCTCAAAGCGAACCTGCAGCCAGTGAAGGTTAAACGGAAAGTGCTCAAATGAATTAGTAACCAactattttgaaaaattccaaGCATACCTGATCATTTCCTTTCCCTGTACATCCATGAGCAACGGCATCAGCTCCTACCTCTTTGGCAACATCAACCATTGCCTGCATTGTTTCCAAACACACTTCACTGCCTAAAACAGTTGCCTAAATTTGAAGCTAAAATCTTCGAAGAAATGCTGAAGGAATAGACCACGTCTCATGAAAGATAAGCTAACAATGAGGAACCACAAACATTTTGAAACTCAATGACTAAACTTCATCTGACATCAAGGAATACTAAGACTGAATCCATCATTATACTGCACCTTAGCAATAACTGGACGAGCCATTGAAGTCCCAAGCAAGTACTTCCTCTCATAGATAGCACCAGCCCGCAAGCATGGATAGATAAAATCTTTGACGAATTCTTCCTGGAGATCCTTCACCACTAGTTGACACGCGCCGCTAGCCTTGGCCTTCTGTTCCAAACCTTCCAATTCTTGCACTCCCTACAGAATATCATATCCAAAGGCAGAAAGGACCACAACAAACTACCAGTTAATACAATAGTATCAAAAAATTATTTCACAGTTGAATAATTAGGGTACTCAGTTTTGTATGAAGGGGTGCAATTTGTTTAAACATACTTGGCCAACATCTGCAGTGAAGCAAACAACCTCACAGCCATAGTTCTCCCTGCAATGGACACAACAAAAATCAAGATAAAAcacaatgaaaaaaatatactaatgtAATgcattggagagagagagagagagaaagagtaagACACCTAAGCCAAGGAACAATCACAGAGGTATCCAAGCCTCCACTGTAGGCCAGCACTACCTTGTTCAATTTCTTTTTATGCACATTTCCATCCACACTAATGGAAGCCATTGATCTTTAATTGCTGCATTCAATCATATTAGATTATATAAACGTGATGTGCAATTTGTTTCTACGTACTACCTATTCTATTCATCACAAATGAATAAAAGTTTGCACCTTTTTACACAACACAAACAACAAAGTTCAAAAAGAAAAGTGATGGCATGAGCAGCAAAGAATTACATTCGAACAAGAATAATAGAAATGGGCGAGAGAGTGGGCGATTGATTACCGGTGAAGGAGCCAAATAATGACGGCGGAGAGTGAGAGAAGCAATCCACACTAGGAGATGATTtgcacaaatgaaaataatcgAATCTCAgtaaatatgaataaatttatttgtGGAATCATATGCACGGCAAgtggaatttattttattttctttaattaaatgGAATATTTTTTGATTATATAATGCTGCTTCGGCGATGCGTTTTTGaagataaattatttaattaatactatattcTACCAAATTTGAAACTTATTCTTTTTTTTGGCCAGACAAATTTGAAAAGTAAAACTTACTTATAACAATGTAGGGTGCTAATTTTCAAGATCATAAATCGCatatttacaaattaaaattaatgcaTTTTATCTATACGAAACGAATTTTTAAAGTAATTTATAAGTAGCATAATAATATAGCTATTTGGGATACtttaaaatacaataaattGAATTATGGACCAAAATTTGAGGCGGGACTATATATTTAGCTTTTTTTCACTTGAACATTTTCACACGACTTATTTAATCATTTCTCGCAAGTAAATCGATTTTATTCATGATTTACCTCATGGTTGGCTGGAATTTGAATATAATTGAATTATTAGAGTGTCCACCATGGTGGCTTTCgagggccaccaaatgtggctctCCTGGGCTCTCCATAATGGTAAATAATAAGGGCCACAAAATGTGGCCCgctctaaaataaaaattaatttgtttgctttttttaataatattttgtaatttaactacaataaattttattagactataatatatgatatttataattttaattaaaataaaataatttggattgtaaataaaaaaaaattcacaacctaacCAAATAATTTGATAccgttcatcgtcggaatccatatttcagaagttgaattaaaatagattggaaagagtggtgtttgaattggggtagaaaaatggagga is a window of Salvia splendens isolate huo1 chromosome 3, SspV2, whole genome shotgun sequence DNA encoding:
- the LOC121794473 gene encoding nodal modulator 1-like, whose translation is MPSAIYFLLFATAILHCYRFSVADSIQGCGGFVEASSELIKSRKPTDGKLDYSHVTVELRTMDGLVKDRTQCAPNGYYFIPVYDKGSYVIKIKGPEGWTYAPEQVPVVVDHTGCNANEDINFRFTGFTLSGRIAGAVSGDSCSHKDGGPSNVKVELISQSGDVVSSVTTTSTGSYSFNNIIPGKYKIVASRHDLSIEIKGSQEVELGFHNGVLDDVFYASGYDIRGYVVAQGNPILGVHFYLYSDDVLEVNCPIDSGNAPGLGKALCHAVSDADGMFRFTSIPCGTYKLIPFYKGENTVFDVSPPSLVVSVQHDHAIVPQRFQVTGFSVGGRVVDGNGVGVDHAKIIVDGHERSKTDREGHYKLDQVTSKRYSIEAKKEHYKFERLSNFLVLPNMASIADIKAVAYDICGMALTVDSAYKAKVALTHGPENVKPQLKLTDEGGRFCFQVPPGGYRLSAIAAAPESAPELQFSPHHIDVVIDKPLLDVKFYQAQVNIRGSVVCKDICGPSVSVKLVRLDGKSKEERTVNLTDQSSDFSFSSVLPGKYRVEVKNYSPGTTSGEDIWCWEQNFINVNVGVEDVEGITFIQKGYWVRIISTHDADAYLVQVDSSRVNLKIKRGSQKICVTSPGVHELHFVDSCISFGSPSVGVDTSNLSPINLKGEKYLLKGHVHVLDKNLPDDILVDIFDNQETLVGSTPARLVSSEVDPSRAAVYEYSVWSKFGEKLIFVPRDSRTGIQKKLLFYPRKQHVSVEQDGCQAPIALFSGRLGLYIEGSVSPPLSDVNIRVVAEGDSHVSHLKRGDIALKTTTGPDGLFGAGPLYDDISYSVDASKHGYHVKRVGQYSFSCQKLGQISVRLYSREDSNEPFPSVLLSLSGEDGYRNNSVSGVGGAFIFDSLFPGSFYLRPLLKEYAFSPAAQAIDLGSGESKEVVFHATRVAFSALGKVTLLSGQPKEGVSIEARAESKGFYEETVTDSSGSYRLRGLHPDTTYVIKIARKSEFDGALIERASPMSLTVKVGNEDIKDQDFVVFEQPDITVLSGHVEGKDIKELRSHIRVEIISLPSKVETVFPLPISNYFQVKDLPKGKHLVQLRSTVPSSTFKFESEVVEVDLESQPRIHVGPLSYRIVEDIYKQELTTAPLYPLVVGVSAVALFITMPRWKDLYQAMAGMSTATAKKDVKKPPLRKKAY
- the LOC121793657 gene encoding argininosuccinate synthase, chloroplastic-like codes for the protein MASISVDGNVHKKKLNKVVLAYSGGLDTSVIVPWLRENYGCEVVCFTADVGQGVQELEGLEQKAKASGACQLVVKDLQEEFVKDFIYPCLRAGAIYERKYLLGTSMARPVIAKAMVDVAKEVGADAVAHGCTGKGNDQVRFELTFFALNPELTVVVPWREWEITGREDAIEYAKKHNVPVPVTKKSIYSRDRNLWHLSHEGDILEDPANEPKEDMYMMSVDPKEAPNEPEYVKIGIVEGLPVSVNGKELSPASLLTLLNEIGGKHGIGRVDMVENRLVGMKSRGVYETPGGTILFTAAQELESLTLDRETIQTKDFLALKYAELVYAGRWFDPLRDSIDAFMKEVTKTTTGSVTLKLYKGSVTVTGRESPNSLYRQDISSFESGSIYNQADAAGFIRLYGLPMRVRAMLEKGL
- the LOC121795703 gene encoding uncharacterized protein LOC121795703, whose protein sequence is MMITHLVKFEGKIIETTVTNKANVADDWIQSINRLLKQHQGHKIIGMGCKFIHHPILSMSNKTPLLQLCFQTKALILQLLHIDSIPLSMRDFLSDSNTTFVGIDIRNNSRKLLEEYAVRVSHMVDIHFLAEKWFPVRAIEVGLA